CACCGTCCAGACGGGAGGTCCTGCTCAGCGCTGCGCGGAGGCCGGCAGCCAGAGGTTGTCGATTTCCTTCTCGGCCGCCGCGAGGCTCGCCTCGTGCAGCGGGATCAGCTCGGCCATCGCCGGGACCGTGGGCGCGAGGGTCAGCTCGGCGCTGATGAAGCGCGGCTCCATGCCGGTCAGCGAGAGGCCGTGCGGAAGCCACGGCTCCGCGTGGTCCCAGCCGTTGCGGGGCGTGCCCTCGCCGTAGCCACCACCACGGGTGGCCAGCACGACGAACTCCCGCCCGCCGAGCAGGCCCTCCTGGGTTGTCGGGTCGTACGCCAGGCCCGGGACGATCAGGTGGTCGACCCAGGACTTGACGCTGCTGGGCGCGCCGTAGTTGTAGAGCGGCAGCCCGAGCAGCACCACGTCGGCCTGCTTCACCTCGTCGACCAGCCGCTCGCTGAGCTCCCAGGACTCACGCTGCGCCGGGGTGTGCTGGTCGGCGGGCGTCATCCGCGCCAGGCCACCCGCCGCGTCCAGGTGCGGCAGCGGCTCGGCGCCCAGATCTCGGTACGTCACCTTGCCGCCGGGGTGCGCGGCCTGCCAGACGGCGACAGCGCGGGCGGTGAGCCGCCGACTGACGGACCAGTCACCACGGATGCTCGAATCGATATGCAGCAGGTTCATTGTTCCCCCTCCAGGGATCGTATGTGAGGCACCAACTATTTATAGCAGGCCGATGTTCCTCCGGCTCGGTAGACTGGCTCACATGTCCGCCGCGCCGCTCGACCCCTCGGAGCACCGTTCGGGCGCGCTGCTGGACCACCTGGCCCGGCGGATGCGGCTGCGGTCGGAGTCGGTGCTGGCACCGCTGGGCCTACGCCCGCGGCACCTGGTCGCGCTCACCGTGCTGCGGGACGGCGGCGGAACCAGCCAACAGGCGCTCGCGAGCACCCTGGAGATGGACGGCACCAACATCGTCGGGCTGCTCAACGACCTGGAGGCGAAGCAGCTGATCGAGCGGCGACGCTCGCCCGAGGATCGTCGCCGGCACGTCGTCGAACTCACCGAAGACGGGGCAAAACGCCTCAGCGAGGCCGAATGCGCCCTCGCCGGCGCCGAGAACGAGGTGTTGGGGGCGCTGGAGTCGGACGAGCGGGAGACGCTCTACCTACTGCTCCGGCGGGCCACCGGTGCGGCGCTCAACTGCAGCGTGGCGATCTGTTCCGACGGGTCGCCCGACGACCAGTGCTGAGCCGCTGCTCAGATCGCTGAGGTCGACTGCGGGCGGTCGTCGCGGACGTGCACCAGCATGTCGCCGGTCTCGATCACCGCGCCGGCCCGGTCGGCCAGGCTGACCACCTTGCCCCGCCGGACCAGCGCGATCACCAGCGACTCCAGCTCACGCGGCGAACGACCCACCTCGTCCCGCTCCGCCGACCGCATCGCCAGCGCCATGCCCTGCCCGGGGGTGAGCAGATCCTCCACCACGTCGATGAGCGGCGGCGCCGAGGTCGAGAGACCGAGCAGCCGACCGGCGGTGGCCGAGGAGACGATCACGTGGTGCGCACCGCTCTGCTTGAGCAGCGGGGCATTCTCCGCCTCCCGGGCAGCGGCGATGATGCGGACCTGACCGGCGGTGAGCTGCCGCACGGTCAGCGCGACCAGCACCGAGGCGTCGTCACTGTCGGTAGCGATGATCACTGCCTTCGCGTGCCGGACGTGCGCCTCGTTGAGTACGGACGACCGGGTCGCCGAGCCCTCGATCGCGACCAGCCCGGCCGAGGTGGCCTGCCGCAGTGCGGCGCTGCTGCGCTCCACCACCACGATTCTCGACCGGTCGAGGCCGTTCTCCATCAG
Above is a window of Micromonospora coriariae DNA encoding:
- a CDS encoding MarR family winged helix-turn-helix transcriptional regulator, with the protein product MSAAPLDPSEHRSGALLDHLARRMRLRSESVLAPLGLRPRHLVALTVLRDGGGTSQQALASTLEMDGTNIVGLLNDLEAKQLIERRRSPEDRRRHVVELTEDGAKRLSEAECALAGAENEVLGALESDERETLYLLLRRATGAALNCSVAICSDGSPDDQC
- a CDS encoding FMN-dependent NADH-azoreductase, with the translated sequence MNLLHIDSSIRGDWSVSRRLTARAVAVWQAAHPGGKVTYRDLGAEPLPHLDAAGGLARMTPADQHTPAQRESWELSERLVDEVKQADVVLLGLPLYNYGAPSSVKSWVDHLIVPGLAYDPTTQEGLLGGREFVVLATRGGGYGEGTPRNGWDHAEPWLPHGLSLTGMEPRFISAELTLAPTVPAMAELIPLHEASLAAAEKEIDNLWLPASAQR
- a CDS encoding potassium channel family protein gives rise to the protein MIHFPAQRRGPLSALSLRLAAALGLVLAVVSAVYLGRDGYRDVNEDGLTLLDCFYYAVVSLSTTGYGDITPAAPSARLVNVLFVTPARVLFLIILVGTTLEVLTEQYRTGRRLSRWRRTVKDHVIICGYGTKGRSAVSALMENGLDRSRIVVVERSSAALRQATSAGLVAIEGSATRSSVLNEAHVRHAKAVIIATDSDDASVLVALTVRQLTAGQVRIIAAAREAENAPLLKQSGAHHVIVSSATAGRLLGLSTSAPPLIDVVEDLLTPGQGMALAMRSAERDEVGRSPRELESLVIALVRRGKVVSLADRAGAVIETGDMLVHVRDDRPQSTSAI